A DNA window from Rossellomorea marisflavi contains the following coding sequences:
- a CDS encoding YesL family protein — protein sequence MGGWERFNNLVWKVIHLAYLNLLWVVFTVAGLGIFGFFPATAAVHTVARKRLMGDEEFPMFKVFWESFRSEFVRANGFMIVFALIGYILYYDILFIQMNSGKLTFLVPVLLFISLSFILAVLFFFPVYVHFRLRFFSVIKQALLIALTSPVEVVMMIAGWIAVYGAVSLLPGLIPLCSVSVLAYLGMWTGLRAFSKIEGKKAGSLAKGID from the coding sequence ATGGGTGGATGGGAACGTTTTAATAACCTCGTATGGAAGGTGATTCATCTTGCTTATCTGAATCTGTTGTGGGTGGTTTTCACAGTGGCCGGTCTGGGGATTTTCGGGTTCTTCCCGGCTACCGCTGCTGTACACACCGTTGCCAGGAAACGATTGATGGGAGATGAGGAATTCCCCATGTTCAAGGTATTTTGGGAAAGCTTTCGAAGTGAATTTGTGAGGGCTAATGGCTTCATGATTGTCTTTGCGCTTATCGGATATATCCTTTATTATGATATCCTCTTCATCCAAATGAACAGCGGAAAACTGACCTTCCTTGTACCCGTTTTGCTTTTCATTTCATTAAGCTTCATCTTGGCGGTCCTTTTCTTCTTCCCGGTGTACGTCCACTTCCGGTTGCGTTTTTTCTCCGTGATCAAGCAGGCACTCCTGATCGCTCTGACGTCCCCGGTAGAAGTGGTCATGATGATTGCCGGCTGGATAGCCGTGTACGGTGCCGTGTCCCTCCTTCCTGGTTTGATCCCCCTCTGTTCGGTGAGCGTCCTTGCTTATTTGGGCATGTGGACTGGACTTAGGGCCTTCAGCAAAATCGAAGGAAAAAAGGCAGGTTCACTAGCGAAGGGAATCGACTGA
- a CDS encoding sugar ABC transporter substrate-binding protein translates to MTFSLLAACSSSGEKSGGKSDGKISGEITVWVHPYTGDADAEKKMWDQIVETYKEKFDVDVKIETIPWANRDQKILTALAANNGPDVFYAIPDQMPQYANEGMLMELDPYLKDNDMDDFVDTSLVATKWQGKTYGLPILQEAYTYFYNVDVIKDIGEDPEKLPTTWDEFSKWAEKAKDKGYYALSYPGGGSMNGTLYPFIWQAGGEVITQDDEVKINNDAGVKAFEYINTMYEKGWIPKDSVTAMEHDALWNGGKLLAVQGSGISLTNLKKSDMAFVIAPPLKDEKQMTYGTTGMFVVPSNSDNKEAAAEFVKVVTNAENQRTFNTVTQYIPARESAKDIFDDQEHLKQLSEYTQYALPGTIHPIGRNIMPAIQAEVQTMMSGKKTPKEAADAAAEAIKTELSKQ, encoded by the coding sequence ATGACATTCAGTCTTCTGGCAGCCTGTAGCTCCAGCGGAGAGAAGTCGGGTGGGAAATCCGACGGGAAAATCTCCGGTGAGATCACGGTGTGGGTCCACCCGTATACGGGTGATGCCGATGCGGAGAAAAAAATGTGGGATCAGATCGTGGAAACGTATAAAGAAAAATTCGATGTCGATGTGAAAATCGAAACGATTCCATGGGCCAATCGTGATCAGAAGATCCTGACGGCACTCGCTGCCAACAATGGACCGGATGTGTTTTATGCCATTCCGGATCAGATGCCGCAATATGCGAATGAAGGAATGCTCATGGAGCTTGATCCGTACTTGAAGGATAACGATATGGATGACTTTGTCGACACGTCCCTTGTTGCGACTAAATGGCAGGGCAAGACTTACGGTCTGCCGATCCTGCAGGAAGCTTACACGTATTTCTACAATGTCGATGTGATCAAAGATATCGGGGAAGACCCAGAAAAGCTACCGACAACATGGGATGAGTTCTCCAAATGGGCGGAAAAAGCCAAGGACAAAGGCTATTATGCCCTGAGTTATCCAGGCGGAGGTTCCATGAATGGCACGCTCTACCCGTTCATCTGGCAGGCAGGTGGAGAAGTGATCACCCAAGATGATGAAGTGAAAATCAATAACGATGCGGGAGTCAAGGCATTCGAGTACATCAATACGATGTACGAAAAGGGATGGATCCCGAAAGATTCCGTCACCGCAATGGAGCATGATGCCTTGTGGAACGGTGGAAAACTGCTGGCCGTCCAAGGCTCTGGTATATCCCTGACCAATCTGAAGAAGAGTGATATGGCCTTTGTCATCGCACCACCCTTGAAGGATGAGAAACAGATGACGTATGGAACAACAGGCATGTTCGTTGTCCCATCCAACAGTGACAATAAGGAAGCGGCTGCCGAATTTGTCAAAGTGGTCACGAATGCTGAAAATCAGCGCACGTTCAACACCGTTACCCAGTATATCCCGGCGCGTGAATCAGCGAAGGATATCTTCGATGATCAGGAACACCTGAAGCAACTTTCGGAGTATACGCAATATGCACTACCAGGGACGATTCATCCGATCGGACGCAACATCATGCCTGCCATCCAGGCTGAGGTGCAAACGATGATGTCAGGCAAGAAGACACCAAAAGAAGCGGCTGATGCGGCAGCAGAGGCAATCAAGACCGAGCTTTCCAAGCAATAA
- a CDS encoding carbohydrate ABC transporter permease gives MTLIEPKTNSESFIAVPQKRSFGARVKREWNKNAIVYVFLIPVLIHFFIFQIFPFAFSFVLTFLDWKIIGDPEFVGLKNWQRFLEDKLAWKAIWNTVLFSIYYIIPTMALGLILALIINSGVRMKALFKGIFFLPVVTSFVIIAGIWGWLFRGTESGMINYLLSFIGVDTQLFLADSSQALLVLAGLSVFKVAGSTMIYYFAGLQSVDKQLYESARIDGASPMRIFWSITFPLLKPIHFYVAIVTTIGSFQIFDSTFLLTGGGPNYATTTIVFYLYQQGFGGLNLSYAAVLSYVLFFIILFISLIQRRYMGKETKYY, from the coding sequence ATGACACTGATTGAACCAAAGACCAATTCGGAAAGCTTCATTGCTGTCCCGCAGAAGAGATCTTTCGGGGCAAGGGTGAAGCGTGAGTGGAATAAAAACGCCATTGTGTATGTGTTCCTCATTCCCGTCCTCATCCACTTCTTTATCTTTCAGATCTTCCCGTTTGCCTTCAGCTTTGTCCTTACTTTCCTTGACTGGAAAATCATCGGGGACCCTGAGTTCGTAGGATTGAAAAACTGGCAGCGGTTCCTTGAGGATAAGCTTGCCTGGAAGGCGATCTGGAACACGGTATTATTCTCCATCTATTATATCATCCCGACCATGGCCCTCGGACTGATCCTTGCCTTGATCATCAACTCCGGAGTGCGGATGAAGGCACTGTTCAAGGGGATCTTTTTCCTGCCAGTCGTCACATCATTCGTCATCATTGCAGGAATCTGGGGATGGCTGTTCAGGGGTACCGAATCGGGAATGATCAATTATCTCCTCAGTTTCATCGGAGTGGATACCCAACTGTTTCTGGCCGATTCAAGTCAGGCCCTCCTTGTCCTTGCCGGCCTCAGTGTATTCAAGGTCGCTGGCAGTACAATGATTTATTATTTTGCCGGACTTCAGTCGGTTGATAAGCAGTTATACGAGTCGGCCAGGATCGACGGGGCGTCACCTATGAGGATCTTCTGGTCCATCACGTTCCCCTTATTGAAACCGATCCATTTTTACGTCGCCATCGTCACGACAATCGGGTCGTTCCAGATTTTCGATTCCACCTTCCTCCTGACGGGCGGTGGTCCGAATTATGCGACCACGACCATCGTATTCTATCTCTACCAGCAGGGATTCGGCGGCCTGAATTTGAGTTATGCAGCCGTTCTATCTTACGTACTATTCTTCATCATTTTGTTCATTTCCCTCATTCAGCGCAGGTATATGGGCAAGGAGACGAAGTACTATTGA
- a CDS encoding carbohydrate ABC transporter permease: MGKFIKYLALILLAGCFLLPFIIMTLGSFKEMQFALLDPLFWIPDDPTISNYKYLMGSGMFLRWIFNSVVITIIPVFTQMFFCAILGYIFAKKQFPGREVIFWVFMAVIMIPQQLLIIPKYIMFADFGWINTYWALIIPELWGIMGVFLVRQFLQSIPNDLEEAARIDGANDLKVFFKVILPLSVPVIATVGTFSFISNWNDLFQPLIYMTQEEMFPVTVGLASILGKEGNFGIEMAGSTLSFIPTFLIFLFFQRYFTEGIQMSGLK; this comes from the coding sequence ATGGGGAAATTCATTAAGTATCTGGCTTTGATCCTTCTTGCTGGCTGTTTCCTGCTGCCGTTCATCATCATGACGCTCGGGTCATTCAAGGAGATGCAGTTTGCCTTGTTGGACCCGCTATTCTGGATCCCGGATGATCCGACGATCAGCAATTACAAGTATTTGATGGGGAGCGGGATGTTCCTCAGATGGATTTTCAACTCCGTGGTGATCACGATCATCCCGGTATTCACGCAGATGTTCTTCTGCGCCATCCTGGGTTATATCTTTGCGAAAAAGCAATTCCCTGGGCGTGAGGTGATCTTCTGGGTCTTCATGGCCGTCATCATGATCCCGCAGCAGCTTCTGATCATTCCGAAGTACATCATGTTCGCCGACTTTGGATGGATCAACACGTACTGGGCACTGATCATCCCTGAATTATGGGGGATCATGGGCGTATTCCTTGTGAGGCAGTTCCTGCAAAGCATCCCGAATGATCTCGAAGAAGCGGCGCGGATCGACGGAGCGAACGATCTGAAGGTGTTCTTCAAAGTGATCCTTCCATTATCCGTGCCCGTCATCGCAACGGTCGGGACCTTTTCCTTCATATCCAACTGGAATGACCTCTTCCAGCCATTGATCTACATGACGCAGGAGGAGATGTTTCCGGTGACGGTCGGGCTCGCCTCGATTCTCGGAAAGGAGGGGAACTTCGGTATAGAGATGGCAGGTTCGACCCTTTCATTCATCCCGACGTTCCTCATCTTCCTGTTCTTCCAGCGATACTTCACTGAAGGCATCCAGATGTCGGGATTGAAGTAG
- a CDS encoding Gfo/Idh/MocA family protein, with the protein MRDLQFGMLGVDTSHGPAFASLLNGSNGRGEIQGAKMVTAFPEPSALSISMERVGQFTEEVRSYGVKVTKTIEEMVEGVDAVLILSADGACHLDQLKRLVPWGKPVFIDKPFALTGVDAEEMKELARSLPVMSSSALRFAEGLTVALGKGAVCGASVFGPVDFLKERPGFSWYGIHMVEMLFRALGTGVRSVRAECDGKDYMLKGIWKDGRIGKMRGIGEGDASFGGTIHYKDHSERFVIRSHHTPFYTSLLEAIIRFVHEGRAEPPLDETVAIIRFLEALDVSLKEDRVVML; encoded by the coding sequence ATGAGAGACCTACAGTTTGGGATGCTCGGAGTGGACACCTCCCACGGCCCTGCTTTTGCGTCGCTTTTGAATGGTTCTAACGGAAGGGGGGAAATCCAAGGTGCAAAAATGGTGACGGCTTTTCCTGAACCTTCAGCCCTTTCGATCAGCATGGAGCGGGTGGGCCAATTCACGGAGGAGGTCCGCTCTTACGGGGTGAAAGTCACAAAGACCATCGAAGAGATGGTGGAAGGGGTGGATGCGGTCCTGATTTTGTCCGCAGACGGAGCCTGCCACCTGGATCAGTTGAAGCGGCTCGTACCATGGGGAAAACCGGTTTTTATCGATAAACCCTTTGCCCTCACCGGTGTCGACGCAGAGGAGATGAAAGAGCTTGCCCGCAGCCTCCCTGTGATGAGTTCTTCGGCCCTTCGATTTGCAGAAGGACTGACCGTGGCTCTTGGAAAAGGAGCGGTATGCGGGGCGTCGGTCTTCGGGCCGGTGGATTTTTTAAAGGAGCGACCCGGGTTTTCGTGGTATGGCATTCACATGGTTGAGATGCTCTTTAGGGCATTAGGTACGGGGGTGAGGTCTGTACGGGCAGAGTGCGATGGGAAGGACTACATGCTGAAGGGAATATGGAAGGATGGGAGGATCGGAAAGATGAGGGGGATCGGAGAAGGTGATGCTTCATTCGGTGGGACGATCCATTACAAGGATCACTCGGAGCGGTTTGTGATCCGTAGCCATCACACCCCCTTTTACACGAGTCTGTTGGAGGCGATCATACGCTTCGTCCATGAGGGGAGGGCAGAACCGCCGCTGGATGAGACGGTGGCTATCATCCGATTCCTTGAGGCACTGGATGTGAGCCTCAAGGAGGATCGGGTGGTGATGCTCTAA
- a CDS encoding NAD-dependent epimerase/dehydratase family protein — protein MKTIEELEAFLTIPSDGLVKDIAGLEGDIMIAGVGGKMGPTLAKLVKKAVDRSGVEKVVYGVSRFSAGSLRQELEDAGIKTIVADLLNEADLESLPDVKNIIFMAGNKFGTVGNEHFTWAMNTYLPGRFAERFPDSRIVAFSTGNVYPFIDVISSHCSEHHPVNPVGEYAQSCLGRERVLTYFAHKNQTEMLFFRLNYAIDLRYGVLLEVARQVQEGRPIDLTMGNVNVIWQGDANEYAIRSLLHVDSPPKILNVTGPETISVRWLAGEFGRRFGKEPVFIGEEQKTALLNDASQAHKLFGYPKVTIQQMIDMTADWVLGGGHTYDKPTHFQERQGAF, from the coding sequence ATGAAGACAATAGAGGAGTTAGAGGCGTTTTTAACCATACCATCGGATGGACTGGTAAAGGATATAGCAGGCCTGGAGGGTGACATCATGATAGCAGGAGTAGGCGGGAAGATGGGGCCGACACTTGCCAAGCTTGTGAAAAAGGCGGTGGATCGTTCCGGGGTGGAGAAGGTTGTCTACGGTGTATCCCGCTTCTCCGCAGGAAGCCTGCGGCAGGAACTTGAAGATGCCGGCATCAAAACGATCGTGGCTGATCTTTTGAATGAGGCTGACCTGGAGTCCCTCCCCGATGTGAAGAACATCATCTTCATGGCAGGCAATAAATTCGGGACCGTCGGCAATGAACACTTTACATGGGCCATGAACACCTATCTGCCAGGCCGATTCGCCGAAAGGTTCCCTGATTCCCGGATCGTTGCCTTTTCGACGGGCAATGTCTACCCCTTCATCGATGTCATCTCCTCCCATTGCTCAGAGCATCATCCGGTGAATCCTGTTGGGGAGTATGCCCAGTCTTGCCTGGGGAGGGAACGTGTGCTCACATATTTTGCCCATAAGAATCAAACGGAGATGCTCTTTTTTCGCTTGAATTATGCCATCGACCTTCGTTACGGTGTGCTGCTTGAGGTGGCGAGGCAGGTGCAGGAAGGACGTCCGATCGACCTGACGATGGGAAATGTGAATGTCATCTGGCAGGGCGACGCGAATGAATATGCCATCCGCTCCCTCCTTCATGTCGATTCGCCTCCGAAGATCCTGAACGTCACCGGACCGGAGACCATTTCCGTCAGGTGGCTCGCCGGTGAGTTCGGCCGCCGCTTCGGGAAGGAGCCGGTATTCATCGGGGAGGAGCAAAAGACGGCCCTCCTCAATGATGCTTCCCAGGCGCATAAGCTGTTCGGCTACCCGAAGGTCACGATTCAGCAGATGATCGATATGACGGCGGACTGGGTGCTGGGAGGCGGTCATACGTACGATAAGCCGACCCACTTCCAGGAACGTCAGGGGGCATTTTGA
- a CDS encoding dihydrodipicolinate synthase family protein, which yields MKEAARKALREGAFIPAHPLALQEDRTLDEAGQRALTRYYIEAGVGGIAVGVHTTQFEIRDRQFNLYERVLQLAIEECEAAKVQDSFIRIAGVCGPVEQALHEATVAKKLGYDLVLLSMGGLGHLSEKQLLERTEKIASVIPVFGFYLQPAVGGRILSYGFWEKFSEIPGVYAIKIAPFDRYLTLDVVRAVVHSTRSEDIALYTGNDDNIVMDLLTPFRFDVNGTVVEKQIVGGLLGHWSVWTERAVAMFREIKEARGTGVIPVHFLPLSQEVTDANGAFFDARNGFKGSIAGINQVLAAQGILKGRWCLMEHEELSPGQLDEIDRVTRMYPHLKDDAFVQANVERWRQIP from the coding sequence ATGAAAGAAGCAGCAAGGAAAGCCCTCCGCGAAGGAGCCTTCATCCCGGCTCATCCCCTTGCCCTCCAGGAAGACCGTACGCTGGATGAAGCGGGGCAGCGGGCCCTCACGCGTTACTACATCGAAGCCGGGGTCGGAGGGATTGCAGTCGGCGTGCACACGACACAGTTCGAGATCAGGGATCGGCAGTTCAATCTATATGAGAGGGTCCTTCAGCTCGCCATTGAAGAATGTGAAGCGGCGAAGGTGCAGGATTCCTTCATCAGGATAGCCGGGGTGTGCGGGCCGGTGGAACAAGCGCTCCATGAGGCGACCGTGGCGAAGAAACTGGGGTATGATCTGGTCCTCCTCAGCATGGGTGGCCTTGGGCACCTCTCTGAAAAACAGCTCCTTGAACGGACCGAAAAAATTGCTTCTGTCATACCGGTCTTCGGCTTCTATTTACAGCCAGCTGTAGGTGGAAGGATCCTTTCCTATGGCTTCTGGGAAAAGTTCTCGGAGATACCGGGCGTATATGCCATCAAGATCGCTCCCTTCGATCGCTATCTGACGCTTGATGTGGTGAGGGCCGTTGTCCACTCGACCAGAAGCGAGGACATCGCCCTCTACACGGGGAATGATGACAATATCGTGATGGATCTTCTGACGCCATTCCGTTTCGACGTCAACGGAACCGTCGTTGAGAAGCAAATTGTCGGCGGTCTTCTCGGTCACTGGTCCGTCTGGACGGAAAGGGCAGTGGCTATGTTTAGGGAGATCAAGGAAGCAAGGGGAACGGGTGTGATCCCGGTACATTTCCTCCCCTTGTCCCAGGAGGTGACGGATGCGAATGGGGCGTTTTTCGATGCCAGGAACGGTTTCAAGGGAAGCATTGCCGGTATCAATCAGGTGCTGGCTGCTCAGGGGATCCTGAAGGGACGTTGGTGCCTGATGGAGCATGAGGAACTGAGTCCGGGGCAATTGGATGAGATCGATCGTGTCACCAGAATGTATCCCCACTTGAAGGATGATGCCTTTGTTCAGGCGAATGTAGAGAGATGGAGGCAGATACCATAA
- a CDS encoding zinc-dependent alcohol dehydrogenase, translating into MNKIVANRGKVEIAPHHTGELHSSHLKIRTLYSVISPGTELTIIENSHHQSITLGYSAMGVIEELGADVKGFVIGERVAVYGAPYVQHAEILHVPKTLCVKVPERVESKEAALGGIGAIAIHALRIADLRFGETCVIVGLGLLGQMIAQIADAAGYRVVACDLHDERAAMTRRSSRVRAVSSLGALEEEISSCTDGHGADAVLLCAGGKKSSLTSQSLEWIRNKGKVVIVGDIEPDFPRHPMFSKEAQLLISRAGGPGRYDQSYEADAVDYPYGFVRWTEGRNLAEYIRLVSEKRIDVTPFIQEVVGFSEVTGVFSELMDKKTSTLTKVIDYAK; encoded by the coding sequence ATGAACAAGATTGTTGCGAACAGAGGAAAAGTAGAGATCGCCCCTCATCATACTGGGGAGCTCCATTCTTCCCATCTTAAAATCAGGACGTTGTATTCGGTGATTTCCCCAGGAACGGAGCTTACCATCATCGAAAACAGCCACCATCAAAGCATCACGCTTGGATACAGCGCAATGGGTGTCATTGAAGAATTGGGGGCTGACGTCAAAGGATTTGTCATCGGGGAGCGGGTCGCGGTGTACGGTGCCCCGTATGTACAACATGCCGAAATTCTTCATGTCCCGAAGACGCTTTGTGTGAAGGTGCCGGAAAGAGTGGAATCAAAGGAAGCGGCATTAGGTGGAATCGGGGCCATCGCCATCCATGCCCTTCGCATTGCGGATCTGAGATTCGGGGAAACCTGTGTGATCGTGGGACTCGGGCTCCTCGGTCAGATGATCGCCCAGATTGCCGATGCAGCTGGATATAGGGTGGTCGCTTGTGATCTTCATGATGAGAGGGCGGCTATGACGCGAAGGTCCTCCAGGGTGAGGGCTGTTTCATCCCTGGGAGCCCTGGAGGAGGAAATCTCCTCTTGTACCGATGGACATGGAGCAGACGCCGTCCTTCTCTGTGCAGGAGGGAAGAAATCTTCCCTCACCTCTCAAAGCCTTGAGTGGATCCGGAATAAGGGGAAGGTGGTCATCGTAGGAGACATCGAGCCTGATTTCCCCCGCCACCCGATGTTCAGTAAGGAAGCGCAGCTCCTGATTTCACGTGCCGGGGGTCCCGGTCGCTATGACCAGAGCTATGAAGCGGATGCGGTGGATTATCCGTATGGGTTCGTCAGGTGGACGGAGGGACGGAACCTTGCGGAATACATCCGTCTTGTAAGTGAGAAGAGGATTGATGTAACCCCGTTTATCCAGGAGGTCGTAGGGTTCAGCGAGGTGACGGGAGTGTTCTCGGAGCTGATGGATAAAAAGACGTCCACGCTGACGAAAGTGATTGATTACGCGAAGTAA